Proteins encoded by one window of Pseudomonas sp. LS44:
- a CDS encoding DUF1285 domain-containing protein, with protein sequence MNDPGKAGNLLAQIPKAEKGLPPVHLWNPDFCGDIDMRIARDGTWFYMGTPIGRKPMVRLFSTIIRRDADDYFLITPVEKVGITVDDAPFVAVTLQVEGKGEAQCLRFFTNVDDEVVANAEHPLRVILDAETEEPSPYVLVRSNLEALIHRNVFYQLVELAVTRQIDGQDWLGVWSSGEFFPIGQQPTE encoded by the coding sequence ATGAATGATCCAGGCAAGGCCGGCAATCTGCTGGCGCAGATTCCCAAAGCCGAAAAAGGCCTACCGCCTGTACATTTATGGAATCCGGATTTCTGTGGCGACATCGATATGCGGATTGCACGCGACGGGACCTGGTTTTATATGGGCACCCCGATCGGCCGAAAGCCGATGGTGCGGTTGTTCTCCACGATTATTCGCCGCGATGCCGACGATTACTTTCTCATCACTCCGGTGGAAAAGGTCGGAATCACAGTCGACGATGCACCTTTCGTGGCTGTCACCCTGCAGGTAGAAGGCAAGGGTGAAGCGCAGTGTTTGCGGTTTTTCACCAATGTTGATGATGAGGTCGTGGCCAATGCCGAGCATCCGCTTCGGGTGATCCTCGATGCTGAAACTGAAGAGCCATCCCCTTACGTGCTGGTGCGCAGCAACCTGGAAGCATTGATCCACCGCAATGTGTTTTATCAGTTGGTGGAGTTGGCGGTTACCCGCCAGATCGATGGCCAGGATTGGTTGGGCGTCTGGAGTAGCGGGGAGTTTTTCCCGATCGGCCAGCAGCCGACGGAATAA
- a CDS encoding electron transfer flavoprotein-ubiquinone oxidoreductase, with protein MEREFMEFDVVIVGAGPAGLSAACRLKQKAAAAGKELSVCVVEKGSEVGAHILSGAVFEPRALNELFPDWKELGAPLNTPVTRDDIYMLKNADSAIKVPNLFVPKTMHNEGNYIISLGNLCRWLAQQAENLGVEIYPGFAAQEALIDENGVVRGILTGDLGVDREGHPKEGYYTPGMELRGKYTLFAEGCRGHIGKQLIKQFNLDSDADAQHYGIGIKEIWDIDPSKHQPGLVVHTAGWPLNVVGTENTGGSFLYHLENNQVVVGLIVDLSYSNPFLSPFDEFQRYKHHPVIAQHLEGGKRVSYGARAICKGGLNSLPKMVFPGGALIGCDLGTLNFAKIKGSHTAMKSGMLAAEAVADALLADGQGGDLLNSYVDGFKASWLYDELFRSRNFGPALHKFGPLVGGGFNWLDQNIFGGKIPFTLHDTKPDYACLKPAAESTRIDYPKPDGKLSFDKLSSVFLSNTNHEEEQPCHLKLTDPSIPLAKNLPLYDEPAQRYCPAGVYEIVTQEDGEKRFQINAQNCVHCKTCDIKDPAQNITWVAPEGTGGPNYPNM; from the coding sequence GTGGAACGCGAATTTATGGAATTCGACGTCGTCATCGTCGGCGCCGGCCCTGCTGGTCTGTCCGCCGCCTGCCGACTCAAGCAGAAGGCCGCCGCCGCGGGCAAAGAGCTCAGCGTCTGCGTGGTCGAGAAAGGTTCCGAAGTCGGCGCCCACATCCTCTCCGGTGCGGTATTCGAACCGCGCGCGCTAAACGAGCTGTTCCCCGACTGGAAAGAGCTCGGTGCCCCGCTGAACACCCCGGTCACGCGCGACGACATTTACATGCTCAAGAACGCCGACAGTGCGATCAAGGTGCCGAACCTGTTCGTGCCCAAGACCATGCACAACGAAGGCAACTACATCATCTCCCTGGGTAACCTGTGCCGCTGGCTGGCGCAGCAGGCCGAGAATCTCGGCGTCGAGATCTACCCGGGCTTCGCCGCCCAGGAAGCGTTGATCGATGAAAACGGCGTGGTCCGCGGCATCCTCACCGGCGACCTCGGCGTCGACCGCGAAGGCCATCCGAAAGAGGGTTACTACACCCCAGGCATGGAACTGCGCGGCAAGTACACGCTGTTCGCCGAAGGCTGCCGTGGCCATATCGGCAAGCAGTTGATCAAGCAGTTCAACCTGGATTCCGATGCCGACGCCCAGCACTACGGCATCGGCATCAAGGAAATCTGGGACATCGATCCGAGCAAACACCAACCCGGTCTGGTGGTACATACCGCCGGCTGGCCGCTGAACGTGGTCGGCACCGAGAACACCGGGGGCTCTTTCCTCTATCACCTGGAGAACAACCAGGTGGTGGTCGGCCTGATCGTCGACCTGTCCTACAGCAACCCGTTCCTTTCGCCGTTCGACGAGTTCCAGCGCTACAAGCACCACCCGGTGATTGCCCAGCACCTGGAAGGCGGCAAGCGCGTGTCCTATGGCGCACGGGCGATCTGCAAGGGCGGCCTGAACTCGCTGCCGAAGATGGTCTTCCCGGGCGGCGCACTGATCGGCTGCGACCTCGGCACCCTGAACTTTGCCAAGATCAAGGGCAGCCACACCGCGATGAAGTCCGGCATGCTCGCCGCCGAAGCGGTGGCCGATGCGCTGCTGGCCGACGGCCAAGGCGGCGATCTGCTCAACAGCTACGTCGATGGCTTCAAGGCCAGCTGGCTGTACGACGAGCTGTTCCGCAGCCGCAACTTCGGCCCGGCACTGCACAAGTTCGGCCCGCTCGTTGGTGGCGGCTTCAACTGGCTGGATCAGAACATCTTCGGCGGCAAGATCCCCTTCACCCTGCACGACACCAAGCCGGACTACGCCTGCCTGAAGCCGGCTGCCGAGTCCACGCGCATTGACTATCCGAAGCCGGACGGCAAGTTGAGCTTTGACAAGCTCTCCTCGGTATTCCTCTCCAACACCAACCATGAAGAGGAACAACCCTGCCATCTGAAGCTCACCGACCCGAGCATCCCGCTGGCGAAGAACCTGCCGTTGTATGACGAGCCGGCGCAGCGCTATTGCCCGGCCGGGGTGTACGAGATCGTCACCCAGGAAGATGGCGAGAAGCGCTTCCAGATCAACGCGCAGAACTGCGTGCACTGCAAAACCTGCGACATCAAAGACCCGGCGCAGAACATCACCTGGGTCGCCCCGGAAGGCACCGGCGGGCCGAACTACCCCAATATGTAA
- a CDS encoding electron transfer flavoprotein subunit beta/FixA family protein, producing the protein MKVLVAVKRVVDYNVKVRVKADNSGVDLANVKMSMNPFCEIAVEEAVRLKEKGVASEIVVVSVGPTTAQEQLRTALALGADRAILVESNDELNSLAVAKLLKAVVDKEQPQLVILGKQAIDSDNNQTGQMLAALSGYAQGTFASKVEVAGDKVSVTREVDGGLQTVSLALPAIVTTDLRLNEPRYASLPNIMKAKKKPLDVITPDALGVSTASTVKTIKVEAPAARSAGIKVKTVAELVEKLKNEAKVI; encoded by the coding sequence ATGAAGGTTCTTGTAGCTGTCAAACGAGTGGTCGATTACAACGTCAAAGTTCGCGTCAAGGCGGACAATTCCGGCGTTGACCTGGCCAACGTCAAAATGTCGATGAACCCCTTCTGCGAAATCGCCGTGGAAGAAGCGGTACGTCTGAAAGAGAAGGGCGTCGCCAGCGAAATCGTAGTGGTTTCCGTCGGCCCTACCACTGCTCAGGAGCAACTGCGCACTGCACTGGCTCTGGGCGCCGATCGGGCGATCCTGGTCGAGTCGAACGACGAGCTGAACTCCCTGGCCGTGGCCAAGCTGCTGAAAGCCGTAGTCGACAAGGAACAGCCGCAGTTGGTCATCCTTGGCAAGCAGGCTATCGACAGCGACAATAACCAGACCGGGCAGATGCTGGCCGCACTGAGTGGTTACGCTCAAGGTACCTTCGCCTCCAAGGTTGAAGTTGCTGGCGACAAAGTTAGCGTCACCCGTGAAGTCGACGGCGGCCTGCAGACCGTGAGCCTGGCCCTGCCAGCCATTGTCACCACCGACCTGCGTCTGAACGAGCCGCGTTACGCCTCGCTGCCGAACATCATGAAAGCGAAGAAGAAGCCGCTCGATGTGATCACTCCGGACGCCCTGGGCGTATCCACCGCCTCGACCGTTAAGACCATCAAGGTCGAAGCGCCGGCTGCACGTAGCGCCGGTATCAAGGTCAAGACCGTGGCCGAACTGGTCGAGAAACTGAAGAACGAGGCGAAGGTAATCTAA
- a CDS encoding electron transfer flavoprotein subunit alpha/FixB family protein gives MTILVVAEHTNAALAPATLNTVAAAQKIGGEIVVLVAGQNVGAVAEAAAKIAGVAKVLVADNAAFAHQLPENIAPLVAELGKGSSHVLAAATSNGKNILPRVAALLDVDQISEITAVVSADTFQRPIYAGNAIATVQSSAAVKVITVRSTGFDPVAAEGGSAAVEAVSVGGDAGKSSFVGEELAKSDRPELTAAKIVVSGGRGMQNGDNFKYLYSLADKLGAAVGASRAAVDAGFVPNDMQVGQTGKIVAPQLYIAVGISGAIQHLAGMKDSKVIVAINKDEEAPIFQVADYGLVGDLFEIIPELEKLV, from the coding sequence ATGACTATCTTGGTTGTTGCAGAACACACGAATGCCGCCCTGGCGCCTGCCACTCTGAACACCGTGGCAGCAGCTCAGAAGATCGGTGGTGAAATCGTCGTACTGGTCGCTGGCCAGAACGTTGGTGCCGTAGCTGAAGCCGCAGCGAAGATCGCCGGCGTCGCCAAGGTGCTGGTCGCCGACAACGCCGCGTTCGCTCATCAGCTGCCGGAAAACATCGCACCGCTGGTCGCCGAATTGGGCAAGGGTTCCAGCCACGTGCTGGCCGCTGCTACCAGCAATGGCAAGAACATCCTGCCGCGCGTTGCCGCGCTGCTGGACGTTGACCAGATCTCCGAGATCACTGCAGTAGTCAGCGCTGACACCTTCCAGCGTCCGATCTACGCCGGCAACGCGATTGCCACCGTGCAGTCCTCGGCCGCGGTGAAAGTGATCACCGTGCGTAGCACTGGTTTTGATCCGGTCGCAGCCGAAGGCGGCAGCGCAGCCGTTGAAGCTGTCAGCGTTGGCGGCGACGCCGGCAAGTCGAGCTTTGTCGGCGAAGAGCTGGCCAAGTCCGACCGTCCGGAGCTGACCGCTGCCAAGATCGTCGTTTCCGGCGGTCGCGGCATGCAGAACGGCGACAACTTCAAGTACCTGTACAGCCTGGCCGACAAGCTCGGCGCCGCTGTTGGTGCTTCGCGCGCCGCAGTCGACGCTGGCTTCGTGCCGAACGACATGCAGGTCGGTCAGACCGGTAAGATCGTCGCGCCGCAGCTGTACATCGCCGTCGGTATTTCCGGCGCGATCCAGCACTTGGCAGGCATGAAAGACTCCAAAGTGATCGTCGCGATCAACAAGGACGAAGAAGCTCCGATCTTCCAGGTTGCCGATTACGGCCTGGTTGGTGATCTGTTCGAGATCATTCCGGAGCTGGAAAAACTGGTCTGA
- a CDS encoding alpha/beta fold hydrolase: MKKLLLGLVLILAAAAATLYLSPAAFLATIRFVDLQRAGLSHEVKEVANLNIHYYEGGPTDGETILMLHGFGANKDNWPRFAKYFTKRYHVIAIDLPGFGDSSKPDASYDVGTQTERLAAFTKALGIEKVHIIGNSMGGHISALFAARHPQQVLSVALIDNAGVTAPTPGELALRLKRGEPNPLIVTKPEDFDQLLKFVFVEPPRLPERVKTYLAHMAIINSDHNNKIFQQLMERYIPLESELGKIQAPALLLWGDQDRVLNVSSIEVMKPLLKNPTVVIMKDCGHAPMIERPQETAEHYQAFLDSAQTH; this comes from the coding sequence ATGAAAAAGCTATTGCTTGGCTTGGTTCTGATTTTAGCCGCCGCAGCCGCAACCCTTTACCTTTCTCCCGCCGCGTTTCTTGCCACCATCCGCTTTGTCGATCTACAGCGGGCGGGTCTTTCACACGAGGTAAAGGAAGTCGCGAATCTTAACATTCACTATTACGAAGGCGGCCCAACGGACGGGGAAACCATCCTTATGCTGCACGGCTTTGGAGCGAACAAGGACAACTGGCCCCGCTTCGCGAAGTACTTCACCAAGCGCTATCACGTGATTGCAATCGACTTGCCAGGCTTTGGCGATAGCAGCAAGCCGGATGCCAGCTACGACGTGGGTACTCAAACGGAGCGGCTAGCCGCCTTCACCAAGGCTCTAGGGATTGAGAAGGTGCATATCATCGGCAACTCCATGGGCGGGCATATCAGCGCCCTATTCGCCGCGCGCCATCCCCAGCAAGTCCTTTCAGTTGCGTTGATCGACAACGCTGGAGTAACCGCACCAACACCCGGCGAGCTTGCCTTGCGCCTGAAGCGCGGCGAGCCAAATCCACTGATAGTCACCAAACCCGAAGATTTCGATCAATTACTGAAGTTCGTGTTCGTTGAACCGCCGCGACTCCCAGAGCGGGTAAAGACTTATCTAGCTCATATGGCCATTATCAATAGCGACCATAACAACAAAATTTTCCAGCAACTGATGGAGCGGTATATCCCGCTAGAATCTGAACTTGGGAAGATCCAAGCACCCGCATTGTTACTCTGGGGGGATCAGGATCGAGTGCTGAATGTATCCAGTATCGAGGTGATGAAACCGCTACTGAAAAATCCCACCGTGGTGATCATGAAAGACTGTGGCCATGCACCGATGATCGAACGCCCTCAGGAAACGGCCGAACATTACCAGGCATTTCTTGATAGCGCGCAGACCCACTGA
- a CDS encoding ABC transporter substrate-binding protein, translating into MYVYKLLKPSLLIACVLLPTWGVAAGKCERLLATGNPEYPPYLWRDPVNPKKLIGANADLLEQLGKDLGVKIEVIDSGPWSRAQEEVRTGRVDMLAGAVITLSRLETMDYVHPPVFTAHSVVWVRKGKEFPYSSWEDLRGRSGGTLVSNSFGQQFDSFAKTDLALEPVPSLTQAFQKLLLDRTDYVLYERYPGLAVADTLGLRGDLEALDPPISSEGLYLALSHNSACNDAWLRGQLAKKMTELTAAGMPETLLQRNLERWKAQQLQPVAAPNQQEELRER; encoded by the coding sequence ATGTACGTTTATAAGCTTCTCAAGCCTTCGCTATTAATCGCATGTGTCTTGTTACCGACTTGGGGAGTGGCTGCGGGTAAATGTGAGCGTCTATTGGCAACCGGCAATCCGGAGTATCCCCCGTATCTTTGGCGTGACCCCGTAAATCCCAAGAAATTAATCGGCGCTAATGCCGACTTGCTGGAGCAGCTTGGCAAGGATTTGGGAGTAAAAATAGAGGTGATCGACAGCGGGCCTTGGTCGCGGGCCCAGGAGGAAGTGCGCACGGGAAGGGTCGACATGCTAGCCGGAGCCGTTATCACGCTGTCGCGCTTGGAAACCATGGATTATGTGCATCCTCCGGTATTTACGGCCCACAGTGTGGTGTGGGTACGCAAAGGCAAGGAGTTTCCCTACAGCAGCTGGGAAGACCTGCGCGGTCGCAGTGGCGGAACTTTGGTGAGTAACAGTTTTGGTCAGCAGTTCGACAGCTTCGCCAAGACCGACTTGGCTCTCGAGCCAGTGCCTAGCCTGACCCAGGCATTTCAGAAGCTGCTTCTTGACCGTACCGACTATGTGCTTTACGAGCGCTATCCCGGTTTGGCTGTGGCTGACACCCTGGGTTTGCGGGGCGATCTTGAAGCGCTCGATCCGCCGATTTCCAGCGAGGGTCTTTATCTGGCGCTGTCGCATAACTCGGCTTGCAACGATGCCTGGCTGCGCGGACAGCTGGCAAAAAAGATGACAGAATTGACCGCCGCCGGCATGCCGGAAACCTTGTTGCAGCGCAATCTTGAGCGCTGGAAGGCCCAGCAGCTGCAGCCGGTAGCAGCCCCGAATCAGCAGGAAGAGCTTCGTGAGCGATAA
- a CDS encoding DUF4398 domain-containing protein, producing the protein MASLVIAGCANDPAPNEQMHLSEQAVQQAKAIGANEQIAEMQLAEQKLARAQKNMGEEDYKRARVFAEQAELDARLAEARVLTRKSQEQLDELNSRIKRLRKQLGDLQ; encoded by the coding sequence CTGGCCTCTTTGGTCATCGCCGGTTGCGCGAATGACCCCGCGCCAAATGAACAGATGCACCTCAGCGAGCAGGCGGTCCAACAAGCCAAGGCCATAGGTGCGAACGAGCAAATCGCCGAGATGCAGCTGGCGGAGCAAAAGCTCGCCAGAGCGCAGAAGAACATGGGCGAAGAAGATTACAAGCGCGCCCGGGTCTTTGCCGAACAAGCTGAGCTGGATGCGCGCTTGGCCGAAGCTCGCGTTCTGACCCGTAAAAGTCAGGAGCAACTGGACGAACTGAATTCGCGGATCAAACGTCTGCGCAAGCAGTTGGGGGATCTGCAGTGA
- a CDS encoding OmpA family protein has translation MGNIERITAALLVVLALNGCTASQSSEQILAAAQERFQKVKEDPDVLRIAPKDVIRAGESLARADRLSSYWGSSEDVQQYAYLSQRYSDIAEQHTALALNQERAVKLELELERLQLSLKEAKMLSVQEQGKWLEEQIVSLATTETDRGLVMTLGDVLFDAGNSELKPAANRTVLKLVQFLQLNPRRIVRIEGYTDSIGGKQENLGLSKARAQTVADALIDLGIEDKRIQVQGFGSDFPVAENASNRGRAQNRRVEIVFSDEQGKLGSSR, from the coding sequence ATGGGAAATATCGAGAGAATTACCGCTGCGCTGCTGGTGGTGTTGGCCTTGAACGGTTGTACCGCTTCGCAGAGCAGCGAGCAGATCTTGGCGGCGGCGCAGGAGCGCTTTCAAAAGGTCAAGGAAGATCCCGATGTGTTGCGCATCGCACCCAAGGATGTCATTCGCGCCGGTGAGTCGCTGGCCCGCGCCGATCGCCTGTCGAGCTATTGGGGCAGCAGTGAAGACGTCCAGCAATACGCCTATTTGAGCCAGCGCTATAGCGACATTGCAGAGCAACATACCGCGTTGGCGCTGAATCAGGAGCGTGCGGTCAAGCTCGAGCTCGAACTTGAACGCCTCCAGCTGTCACTCAAAGAAGCCAAAATGCTCAGTGTTCAGGAGCAGGGCAAATGGCTTGAAGAGCAGATTGTCAGTCTGGCCACCACCGAGACCGATCGCGGGTTGGTGATGACTCTGGGCGATGTGCTATTCGATGCCGGCAATTCGGAATTGAAGCCGGCGGCCAATCGTACGGTGCTTAAACTCGTGCAGTTCTTGCAGTTGAATCCGCGCCGGATAGTCCGCATCGAGGGCTACACCGACAGCATCGGCGGCAAGCAGGAAAATCTCGGTCTGTCGAAGGCGCGCGCCCAAACCGTGGCTGATGCGCTGATCGATCTTGGCATCGAGGACAAGCGCATTCAGGTGCAGGGTTTCGGCTCTGACTTCCCCGTGGCAGAGAACGCCTCCAATCGAGGGCGTGCGCAGAATCGCCGGGTCGAAATCGTCTTCTCCGACGAACAAGGAAAGCTCGGCTCTAGCCGCTGA
- a CDS encoding methyl-accepting chemotaxis protein, translating to MALRNLTIALRAGLGFGLVALLVLVLGGFALLKMADMRAESNRVEDNWLPSLITLDQIGQNVQRVRALTLRLLVNRDDQAVQANTAKLVDLKAQVRDSLREYAGLISSPQERVLYERFEQAEAAYMEQQGKIMDLVRQQQFDEAVAITNGVLNQHADDMSKALNELTTLNDKGAKASAALADKAYGIARTGVISVMLVAALLTISLATLLTRSIVLPLNEAVKVAERVASGNLAAFIEVSGQDEPARLLAALKTMQQSLRDTIMGISESSNQLASASEELSAVTEDANRGLHQQSNEIEQAATAVNQMTAAVEEVARNAVSTSEASRQSDRTAQQGREQVLKTVDSISHLADDVTSTACQVEQLAGQMRDISKVLDVIRSVAEQTNLLALNAAIEAARAGDAGRGFAVVADEVRGLAHRTQQSTQEIEQMIGSIQQGTDQAVAAMQNSNSRARSTLDVAQTAGQALDRIATAFTEINERNLVIASASEQQAQVAREVDRNLVNIRDLSMQTSAGANQTSAASQELSRLAVALNTMVSRFSV from the coding sequence ATGGCGTTGAGGAATCTGACTATCGCTTTGCGGGCAGGTTTAGGCTTCGGTCTGGTCGCCTTGTTGGTGCTCGTCCTCGGTGGGTTTGCGCTGCTGAAAATGGCCGATATGCGCGCTGAATCCAATCGTGTCGAGGACAATTGGTTGCCTAGCCTGATTACCCTCGATCAGATCGGTCAGAACGTCCAGCGGGTACGTGCGTTGACCCTGCGGCTGCTGGTCAATCGTGACGACCAGGCGGTACAGGCGAACACTGCCAAGCTCGTCGACCTCAAGGCCCAGGTACGCGATTCCCTGCGCGAATACGCCGGCCTGATTTCCAGTCCGCAAGAACGCGTGCTCTACGAACGTTTTGAGCAGGCCGAGGCCGCTTACATGGAGCAGCAGGGCAAGATCATGGATCTTGTTCGGCAACAGCAATTTGACGAGGCGGTGGCGATCACCAATGGCGTTCTGAACCAGCACGCCGATGACATGAGCAAAGCGCTGAACGAGCTCACCACGCTCAATGATAAAGGCGCTAAGGCGTCGGCAGCGTTAGCAGATAAGGCCTACGGCATCGCCCGCACCGGAGTAATTTCGGTGATGCTAGTTGCGGCGTTGCTGACCATCTCTCTGGCCACGCTGCTGACGCGCAGTATCGTTTTGCCTTTGAACGAAGCGGTGAAGGTCGCTGAGCGGGTTGCCAGCGGCAACCTCGCGGCATTCATCGAAGTGAGTGGTCAGGATGAGCCCGCGCGTTTGCTGGCGGCGCTGAAGACCATGCAGCAAAGTCTGCGCGACACGATCATGGGGATTTCCGAGTCGTCCAATCAGTTGGCCTCTGCCTCGGAAGAGCTGAGCGCGGTGACCGAGGATGCCAACCGCGGCTTGCACCAGCAGAGCAATGAGATCGAGCAGGCTGCCACTGCGGTAAACCAAATGACCGCCGCAGTGGAAGAGGTGGCGCGCAACGCGGTATCCACGTCGGAAGCCTCGCGCCAGTCGGATCGCACCGCGCAGCAAGGCCGAGAACAAGTCTTGAAGACCGTCGATTCGATCAGCCACCTGGCTGACGATGTGACTTCCACCGCTTGCCAAGTCGAGCAATTGGCCGGACAGATGCGCGACATCAGCAAGGTGCTCGATGTGATTCGCTCGGTCGCCGAGCAAACCAACTTGCTAGCCCTCAACGCGGCAATCGAGGCCGCGCGTGCCGGAGATGCCGGTCGCGGTTTCGCGGTGGTCGCCGATGAAGTGCGCGGCTTGGCGCATCGCACTCAGCAGTCGACGCAAGAAATCGAGCAGATGATCGGGAGTATTCAGCAGGGCACCGATCAGGCGGTTGCCGCCATGCAGAACAGCAACAGCCGTGCGCGCTCGACTTTGGACGTCGCACAGACCGCTGGCCAGGCGCTGGACCGGATTGCTACAGCGTTCACCGAAATCAACGAGCGCAACCTGGTGATCGCCAGTGCGTCCGAGCAACAGGCTCAGGTGGCACGCGAAGTGGACCGCAATCTGGTGAATATCCGCGATCTGTCGATGCAAACCTCTGCCGGGGCCAACCAGACCAGCGCGGCGAGCCAGGAGCTGTCACGCCTGGCGGTAGCGCTGAATACCATGGTTTCGCGGTTCTCCGTATAG
- a CDS encoding DUF1302 domain-containing protein codes for MRMQACSKLMYRPWQAGAMLGLLPLLIAGAAQAAEFSVVDNQISGSLDTTLSYGSMWRVQGRDDDNITDINADDGNRNFDTGLVSEVYKVTSDLSAKYQNYGLFVRGTAYYDTQIMDKRNDYYSTTNGVERPSQNFPNDNEFTEDTRHIAGRKAELLDAYLYGNWDIYEQPVSAKVGRQVFNWGEGVFYRGGINTTNPVDAAKFHLPGSELKEVLVPVEALSFNFGLTDNLSMEAFYQWKWKETRLDPVGTYFSDTDLFADGGNTAYTSIDDPAFAQLLGAYPLAAQFGLVGNGPFGPNAYLNPATGTFKVANVGPDIEARDDGQFGVAFRYVAEQLNSTEFGAYFVNYHAKEPQVAVDLSGYEGVDMATLGAVAAGLGAPGAEFGLATLDVASNAQARRDYVEDIRMYGLSFNTTLGDASVSGEVAYRPNAPISISTTDDLLGDLLVQGISGNTTLYDNSVPGTQACALVAGKPLCRSGLFENYERAETFNLSLSTIYNFGPLLSFDSLFGVAEIASQHIRGSSLQYTAFDGSQRKFTSATDKAYGDPENGDSDQISRDSYGYTLLLSGSWNDVYAGVKLTPYVVFQNDFQGNSDRTGNFIEGRKAHTLGIDASYLNSFEVGMQYTEYYGAGDNNSTRDRDNVSLNAKYSF; via the coding sequence ATGAGGATGCAAGCGTGTTCAAAGCTGATGTATCGACCCTGGCAGGCCGGTGCAATGCTTGGATTGTTGCCGCTACTGATCGCTGGAGCGGCGCAAGCAGCCGAGTTCAGCGTTGTCGATAACCAGATTAGCGGCTCACTGGATACCACCCTGTCTTACGGTTCCATGTGGCGTGTGCAGGGGCGGGACGACGACAACATCACCGATATCAACGCCGATGACGGTAACCGCAACTTCGATACCGGCCTGGTTTCCGAAGTCTACAAAGTGACTTCCGACCTGTCGGCCAAGTACCAGAACTATGGCTTGTTCGTCCGCGGCACGGCGTACTACGACACGCAGATCATGGACAAACGCAACGACTACTACTCCACCACCAATGGAGTCGAGCGGCCCAGTCAGAACTTCCCGAACGACAACGAATTCACCGAAGACACCCGGCATATTGCCGGCCGCAAGGCCGAGTTGCTGGATGCTTACCTGTATGGCAACTGGGATATCTACGAGCAGCCAGTAAGCGCCAAGGTCGGTCGCCAGGTGTTCAATTGGGGCGAGGGCGTGTTCTACCGGGGTGGCATCAACACCACCAATCCGGTGGATGCCGCCAAATTCCACCTGCCCGGCTCCGAGTTGAAAGAGGTGCTGGTGCCGGTCGAGGCGCTGAGCTTCAACTTCGGTTTGACTGACAATCTGTCGATGGAAGCCTTCTACCAGTGGAAGTGGAAGGAGACCCGCCTCGACCCAGTGGGTACCTATTTCAGCGATACCGATCTGTTCGCCGATGGCGGCAATACGGCTTACACCTCGATCGACGATCCGGCGTTCGCCCAACTGCTCGGTGCCTATCCGCTGGCGGCGCAGTTTGGTTTGGTCGGCAATGGTCCGTTTGGCCCGAATGCCTATCTGAATCCGGCCACCGGCACCTTCAAAGTCGCCAACGTCGGCCCGGATATCGAAGCACGCGACGACGGGCAGTTTGGCGTGGCGTTCCGCTACGTTGCTGAGCAGCTCAACTCCACTGAATTTGGCGCCTATTTCGTCAACTACCATGCCAAGGAACCGCAGGTTGCCGTCGACCTCAGCGGTTACGAAGGCGTGGACATGGCCACGCTTGGCGCTGTTGCCGCTGGGCTCGGTGCGCCCGGTGCGGAGTTCGGTCTGGCAACCCTGGATGTCGCCAGCAATGCCCAGGCGCGCCGTGATTATGTCGAAGACATCCGCATGTACGGCCTGAGCTTCAACACCACCCTGGGCGACGCCTCGGTGTCTGGTGAAGTCGCTTACCGGCCGAATGCGCCGATCAGTATCTCCACTACTGACGACCTCCTCGGCGATCTGCTGGTGCAGGGCATATCTGGCAACACCACGCTGTACGACAACAGCGTACCCGGCACGCAGGCGTGCGCCTTGGTGGCCGGCAAGCCGTTGTGCCGCTCGGGCTTGTTCGAGAACTACGAACGAGCGGAAACCTTCAATCTGTCGCTGTCGACCATCTACAACTTCGGCCCGCTGCTGAGCTTCGACTCGCTGTTCGGCGTCGCTGAAATCGCCTCCCAGCACATCCGCGGCAGCAGCCTGCAATACACCGCCTTTGACGGCTCGCAGCGCAAATTCACCAGCGCCACCGACAAGGCTTATGGCGACCCAGAGAACGGCGACAGCGATCAGATCAGCCGCGATAGTTACGGCTACACGCTGCTGCTATCGGGTAGCTGGAACGACGTCTACGCCGGGGTCAAGCTGACTCCCTACGTGGTGTTCCAGAACGATTTCCAGGGCAATTCGGATCGCACCGGCAACTTCATCGAGGGGCGCAAGGCACACACCCTCGGGATCGATGCCAGCTACCTGAACAGTTTCGAAGTAGGCATGCAGTACACCGAGTACTACGGCGCCGGAGACAACAACAGCACGCGCGACCGGGACAACGTATCGCTCAACGCCAAGTACTCGTTCTGA